The following are from one region of the Mustela lutreola isolate mMusLut2 chromosome 7, mMusLut2.pri, whole genome shotgun sequence genome:
- the TPM1 gene encoding tropomyosin alpha-1 chain isoform X5, which produces MAGSSSLEAVRRKIRSLQEQADAAEERAGSLQRELDYERKLRETAEADVASLNRRIQLVEEELDRAQERLATALQKLEEAEKAADESERGMKVIESRAQKDEEKMEIQEIQLKEAKHIAEDADRKYEEVARKLVIIESDLERAEERAELSESKCAELEEELKTVTNNLKSLEAQAEKYSQKEDKYEEEIKVLSDKLKEAETRAEFAERSVTKLEKSIDDLEDELYAQKLKYKAISEELDHALNDMTSM; this is translated from the exons ATGGCCGGGAGCAGCTCGCTGGAGGCGGTGCGGAGGAAAATCCGGAGCTTGCAGGAGCAGGCGGACGCCGCGGAGGAGCGCGCGGGCAGTCTGCAGCGCGAGCTGGACTACGAGAGGAAGCTGAGGGAGACC gCTGAAGCCGATGTAGCTTCTCTGAACAGACGCATCCAGCTGGTTGAGGAAGAGTTGGATCGTGCCCAAGAGCGACTGGCAACAGCTttgcagaagctggaggaggctgAGAAGGCAGCAGACGAGAGCGAGAG AGGCATGAAAGTCATTGAAAGTCGAGCCCAAAAAGATgaggagaaaatggaaattcAGGAGATCCAACTGAAAGAGGCCAAGCACATCGCTGAAGATGCCGACCGCAAGTATGAAGAG GTGGCCCGTAAGCTGGTCATCATTGAGAGTGACCTGGAACGCGCGGAGGAGCGGGCCGAACTCTCAGAAAG CAAATGTGCCGAGCttgaagaagaattgaaaactgtgaCGAACAACCTGAAGTCACTGGAGGCTCAGGCTGAGAAG TACTCGCAGAAGGAAGACAAATATGAGGAAGAGATCAAGGTCCTTTCTGACAAGCTGAAGGAG GCCGAGACTCGGGCTGAGTTTGCAGAGAGGTCAGTAACTAAATTGGAGAAAAGCATTGATGACTTAGAAG ACGAGCTGTACGCTCAGAAACTGAAGTACAAAGCCATCAGCGAGGAGCTGGACCACGCTCTCAACGATATGACTTCCATGTAA
- the TPM1 gene encoding tropomyosin alpha-1 chain isoform X4 — protein MAGSSSLEAVRRKIRSLQEQADAAEERAGSLQRELDYERKLRETAEADVASLNRRIQLVEEELDRAQERLATALQKLEEAEKAADESERGMKVIESRAQKDEEKMEIQEIQLKEAKHIAEDADRKYEEVARKLVIIESDLERAEERAELSESQVRQLEEQLRIMDQTLKALMAAEDKYSQKEDKYEEEIKVLSDKLKEAETRAEFAERSVTKLEKSIDDLEDELYAQKLKYKAISEELDHALNDMTSI, from the exons ATGGCCGGGAGCAGCTCGCTGGAGGCGGTGCGGAGGAAAATCCGGAGCTTGCAGGAGCAGGCGGACGCCGCGGAGGAGCGCGCGGGCAGTCTGCAGCGCGAGCTGGACTACGAGAGGAAGCTGAGGGAGACC gCTGAAGCCGATGTAGCTTCTCTGAACAGACGCATCCAGCTGGTTGAGGAAGAGTTGGATCGTGCCCAAGAGCGACTGGCAACAGCTttgcagaagctggaggaggctgAGAAGGCAGCAGACGAGAGCGAGAG AGGCATGAAAGTCATTGAAAGTCGAGCCCAAAAAGATgaggagaaaatggaaattcAGGAGATCCAACTGAAAGAGGCCAAGCACATCGCTGAAGATGCCGACCGCAAGTATGAAGAG GTGGCCCGTAAGCTGGTCATCATTGAGAGTGACCTGGAACGCGCGGAGGAGCGGGCCGAACTCTCAGAAAG CCAAGTCCGACAGCTGGAAGAACAATTAAGAATAATGGATCAGACCTTGAAAGCATTAATGGCTGCAGAGGATAAG TACTCGCAGAAGGAAGACAAATATGAGGAAGAGATCAAGGTCCTTTCTGACAAGCTGAAGGAG GCCGAGACTCGGGCTGAGTTTGCAGAGAGGTCAGTAACTAAATTGGAGAAAAGCATTGATGACTTAGAAG ACGAGCTGTACGCTCAGAAACTGAAGTACAAAGCCATCAGCGAGGAGCTGGACCACGCTCTCAACGATATGACTTCCAT ATAA
- the TPM1 gene encoding tropomyosin alpha-1 chain isoform X7, with product MAGSSSLEAVRRKIRSLQEQADAAEERAGSLQRELDYERKLRETAEADVASLNRRIQLVEEELDRAQERLATALQKLEEAEKAADESERGMKVIESRAQKDEEKMEIQEIQLKEAKHIAEDADRKYEEVARKLVIIESDLERAEERAELSESKCAELEEELKTVTNNLKSLEAQAEKYSQKEDKYEEEIKVLSDKLKEAETRAEFAERSVTKLEKSIDDLEDQLYQQLEQNRRLTNQLKLALNED from the exons ATGGCCGGGAGCAGCTCGCTGGAGGCGGTGCGGAGGAAAATCCGGAGCTTGCAGGAGCAGGCGGACGCCGCGGAGGAGCGCGCGGGCAGTCTGCAGCGCGAGCTGGACTACGAGAGGAAGCTGAGGGAGACC gCTGAAGCCGATGTAGCTTCTCTGAACAGACGCATCCAGCTGGTTGAGGAAGAGTTGGATCGTGCCCAAGAGCGACTGGCAACAGCTttgcagaagctggaggaggctgAGAAGGCAGCAGACGAGAGCGAGAG AGGCATGAAAGTCATTGAAAGTCGAGCCCAAAAAGATgaggagaaaatggaaattcAGGAGATCCAACTGAAAGAGGCCAAGCACATCGCTGAAGATGCCGACCGCAAGTATGAAGAG GTGGCCCGTAAGCTGGTCATCATTGAGAGTGACCTGGAACGCGCGGAGGAGCGGGCCGAACTCTCAGAAAG CAAATGTGCCGAGCttgaagaagaattgaaaactgtgaCGAACAACCTGAAGTCACTGGAGGCTCAGGCTGAGAAG TACTCGCAGAAGGAAGACAAATATGAGGAAGAGATCAAGGTCCTTTCTGACAAGCTGAAGGAG GCCGAGACTCGGGCTGAGTTTGCAGAGAGGTCAGTAACTAAATTGGAGAAAAGCATTGATGACTTAGAAG ATCAACTCTACCAGCAACTTGAGCAAAACCGCCGCCTAACTAACCAACTAAAGCTGGCTCTGAATGAGGATTAG
- the TPM1 gene encoding tropomyosin alpha-1 chain isoform X10: MDAIKKKMQMLKLDKENALDRAEQAEADKKAAEDRSKQLEEDIAAKEKLLRASEDERDRVLEELHKAEDSLLAADEAAAKAEADVASLNRRIQLVEEELDRAQERLATALQKLEEAEKAADESERGMKVIESRAQKDEEKMEIQEIQLKEAKHIAEDADRKYEEVARKLVIIESDLERAEERAELSESKCAELEEELKTVTNNLKSLEAQAEKYSQKEDKYEEEIKVLSDKLKEAETRAEFAERSVTKLEKSIDDLEEKVAHAKEENLSMHQMLDQTLLELNNM, from the exons ATGGACGCCATCAAGAAAAAGATGCAGATGCTCAAGCTCGACAAGGAGAACGCCTTGGATCGAGCCGAGCAAGCCGAAGCCGATAAGAAGGCGGCGGAGGACAGGAGCAAGCAG CTCGAGGAGGACATCGCGGCGAAGGAGAAGCTGCTGCGGGCGTCGGAGGACGAGCGGGACCGGGTGCTGGAGGAGCTGCACAAGGCGGAGGACAGCCTCCTGGCCGCGGATGAGGCCGCCGCCAAG gCTGAAGCCGATGTAGCTTCTCTGAACAGACGCATCCAGCTGGTTGAGGAAGAGTTGGATCGTGCCCAAGAGCGACTGGCAACAGCTttgcagaagctggaggaggctgAGAAGGCAGCAGACGAGAGCGAGAG AGGCATGAAAGTCATTGAAAGTCGAGCCCAAAAAGATgaggagaaaatggaaattcAGGAGATCCAACTGAAAGAGGCCAAGCACATCGCTGAAGATGCCGACCGCAAGTATGAAGAG GTGGCCCGTAAGCTGGTCATCATTGAGAGTGACCTGGAACGCGCGGAGGAGCGGGCCGAACTCTCAGAAAG CAAATGTGCCGAGCttgaagaagaattgaaaactgtgaCGAACAACCTGAAGTCACTGGAGGCTCAGGCTGAGAAG TACTCGCAGAAGGAAGACAAATATGAGGAAGAGATCAAGGTCCTTTCTGACAAGCTGAAGGAG GCCGAGACTCGGGCTGAGTTTGCAGAGAGGTCAGTAACTAAATTGGAGAAAAGCATTGATGACTTAGAAG
- the TPM1 gene encoding tropomyosin alpha-1 chain isoform X9 has protein sequence MDAIKKKMQMLKLDKENALDRAEQAEADKKAAEDRSKQLEDELVSLQKKLKATEDELDKYSEALKDAQEKLELAEKKATDAEADVASLNRRIQLVEEELDRAQERLATALQKLEEAEKAADESERGMKVIESRAQKDEEKMEIQEIQLKEAKHIAEDADRKYEEVARKLVIIESDLERAEERAELSESKCAELEEELKTVTNNLKSLEAQAEKYSQKEDKYEEEIKVLSDKLKEAETRAEFAERSVTKLEKSIDDLEEKVAHAKEENLSMHQMLDQTLLELNNM, from the exons ATGGACGCCATCAAGAAAAAGATGCAGATGCTCAAGCTCGACAAGGAGAACGCCTTGGATCGAGCCGAGCAAGCCGAAGCCGATAAGAAGGCGGCGGAGGACAGGAGCAAGCAG CTGGAAGATGAGCTGGTGTCGCTGCAAAAGAAACTCAAGGCCACTGAAGATGAACTGGACAAATACTCCGAGGCTCTCAAAGATGCCCAGGAGAAGTTGGAGCTGGCAGAAAAAAAGGCCACGGAC gCTGAAGCCGATGTAGCTTCTCTGAACAGACGCATCCAGCTGGTTGAGGAAGAGTTGGATCGTGCCCAAGAGCGACTGGCAACAGCTttgcagaagctggaggaggctgAGAAGGCAGCAGACGAGAGCGAGAG AGGCATGAAAGTCATTGAAAGTCGAGCCCAAAAAGATgaggagaaaatggaaattcAGGAGATCCAACTGAAAGAGGCCAAGCACATCGCTGAAGATGCCGACCGCAAGTATGAAGAG GTGGCCCGTAAGCTGGTCATCATTGAGAGTGACCTGGAACGCGCGGAGGAGCGGGCCGAACTCTCAGAAAG CAAATGTGCCGAGCttgaagaagaattgaaaactgtgaCGAACAACCTGAAGTCACTGGAGGCTCAGGCTGAGAAG TACTCGCAGAAGGAAGACAAATATGAGGAAGAGATCAAGGTCCTTTCTGACAAGCTGAAGGAG GCCGAGACTCGGGCTGAGTTTGCAGAGAGGTCAGTAACTAAATTGGAGAAAAGCATTGATGACTTAGAAG
- the TPM1 gene encoding tropomyosin alpha-1 chain isoform X18: MDAIKKKMQMLKLDKENALDRAEQAEADKKAAEDRSKQLEDELVSLQKKLKATEDELDKYSEALKDAQEKLELAEKKATDAEADVASLNRRIQLVEEELDRAQERLATALQKLEEAEKAADESERGMKVIESRAQKDEEKMEIQEIQLKEAKHIAEDADRKYEEVARKLVIIESDLERAEERAELSESKCAELEEELKTVTNNLKSLEAQAEKYSQKEDKYEEEIKVLSDKLKEAETRAEFAERSVTKLEKSIDDLEDQLYQQLEQNRRLTNQLKLALNED, encoded by the exons ATGGACGCCATCAAGAAAAAGATGCAGATGCTCAAGCTCGACAAGGAGAACGCCTTGGATCGAGCCGAGCAAGCCGAAGCCGATAAGAAGGCGGCGGAGGACAGGAGCAAGCAG CTGGAAGATGAGCTGGTGTCGCTGCAAAAGAAACTCAAGGCCACTGAAGATGAACTGGACAAATACTCCGAGGCTCTCAAAGATGCCCAGGAGAAGTTGGAGCTGGCAGAAAAAAAGGCCACGGAC gCTGAAGCCGATGTAGCTTCTCTGAACAGACGCATCCAGCTGGTTGAGGAAGAGTTGGATCGTGCCCAAGAGCGACTGGCAACAGCTttgcagaagctggaggaggctgAGAAGGCAGCAGACGAGAGCGAGAG AGGCATGAAAGTCATTGAAAGTCGAGCCCAAAAAGATgaggagaaaatggaaattcAGGAGATCCAACTGAAAGAGGCCAAGCACATCGCTGAAGATGCCGACCGCAAGTATGAAGAG GTGGCCCGTAAGCTGGTCATCATTGAGAGTGACCTGGAACGCGCGGAGGAGCGGGCCGAACTCTCAGAAAG CAAATGTGCCGAGCttgaagaagaattgaaaactgtgaCGAACAACCTGAAGTCACTGGAGGCTCAGGCTGAGAAG TACTCGCAGAAGGAAGACAAATATGAGGAAGAGATCAAGGTCCTTTCTGACAAGCTGAAGGAG GCCGAGACTCGGGCTGAGTTTGCAGAGAGGTCAGTAACTAAATTGGAGAAAAGCATTGATGACTTAGAAG ATCAACTCTACCAGCAACTTGAGCAAAACCGCCGCCTAACTAACCAACTAAAGCTGGCTCTGAATGAGGATTAG
- the TPM1 gene encoding tropomyosin alpha-1 chain isoform X6, translating into MAGSSSLEAVRRKIRSLQEQADAAEERAGSLQRELDYERKLRETAEADVASLNRRIQLVEEELDRAQERLATALQKLEEAEKAADESERGMKVIESRAQKDEEKMEIQEIQLKEAKHIAEDADRKYEEVARKLVIIESDLERAEERAELSESQVRQLEEQLRIMDQTLKALMAAEDKYSQKEDKYEEEIKVLSDKLKEAETRAEFAERSVTKLEKSIDDLEDELYAQKLKYKAISEELDHALNDMTSM; encoded by the exons ATGGCCGGGAGCAGCTCGCTGGAGGCGGTGCGGAGGAAAATCCGGAGCTTGCAGGAGCAGGCGGACGCCGCGGAGGAGCGCGCGGGCAGTCTGCAGCGCGAGCTGGACTACGAGAGGAAGCTGAGGGAGACC gCTGAAGCCGATGTAGCTTCTCTGAACAGACGCATCCAGCTGGTTGAGGAAGAGTTGGATCGTGCCCAAGAGCGACTGGCAACAGCTttgcagaagctggaggaggctgAGAAGGCAGCAGACGAGAGCGAGAG AGGCATGAAAGTCATTGAAAGTCGAGCCCAAAAAGATgaggagaaaatggaaattcAGGAGATCCAACTGAAAGAGGCCAAGCACATCGCTGAAGATGCCGACCGCAAGTATGAAGAG GTGGCCCGTAAGCTGGTCATCATTGAGAGTGACCTGGAACGCGCGGAGGAGCGGGCCGAACTCTCAGAAAG CCAAGTCCGACAGCTGGAAGAACAATTAAGAATAATGGATCAGACCTTGAAAGCATTAATGGCTGCAGAGGATAAG TACTCGCAGAAGGAAGACAAATATGAGGAAGAGATCAAGGTCCTTTCTGACAAGCTGAAGGAG GCCGAGACTCGGGCTGAGTTTGCAGAGAGGTCAGTAACTAAATTGGAGAAAAGCATTGATGACTTAGAAG ACGAGCTGTACGCTCAGAAACTGAAGTACAAAGCCATCAGCGAGGAGCTGGACCACGCTCTCAACGATATGACTTCCATGTAA
- the TPM1 gene encoding tropomyosin alpha-1 chain isoform X12, translating into MDAIKKKMQMLKLDKENALDRAEQAEADKKAAEDRSKQLEDELVSLQKKLKATEDELDKYSEALKDAQEKLELAEKKATDAEADVASLNRRIQLVEEELDRAQERLATALQKLEEAEKAADESERGMKVIESRAQKDEEKMEIQEIQLKEAKHIAEDADRKYEEVARKLVIIESDLERAEERAELSESQVRQLEEQLRIMDQTLKALMAAEDKYSQKEDKYEEEIKVLSDKLKEAETRAEFAERSVTKLEKSIDDLEEKVAHAKEENLSMHQMLDQTLLELNNM; encoded by the exons ATGGACGCCATCAAGAAAAAGATGCAGATGCTCAAGCTCGACAAGGAGAACGCCTTGGATCGAGCCGAGCAAGCCGAAGCCGATAAGAAGGCGGCGGAGGACAGGAGCAAGCAG CTGGAAGATGAGCTGGTGTCGCTGCAAAAGAAACTCAAGGCCACTGAAGATGAACTGGACAAATACTCCGAGGCTCTCAAAGATGCCCAGGAGAAGTTGGAGCTGGCAGAAAAAAAGGCCACGGAC gCTGAAGCCGATGTAGCTTCTCTGAACAGACGCATCCAGCTGGTTGAGGAAGAGTTGGATCGTGCCCAAGAGCGACTGGCAACAGCTttgcagaagctggaggaggctgAGAAGGCAGCAGACGAGAGCGAGAG AGGCATGAAAGTCATTGAAAGTCGAGCCCAAAAAGATgaggagaaaatggaaattcAGGAGATCCAACTGAAAGAGGCCAAGCACATCGCTGAAGATGCCGACCGCAAGTATGAAGAG GTGGCCCGTAAGCTGGTCATCATTGAGAGTGACCTGGAACGCGCGGAGGAGCGGGCCGAACTCTCAGAAAG CCAAGTCCGACAGCTGGAAGAACAATTAAGAATAATGGATCAGACCTTGAAAGCATTAATGGCTGCAGAGGATAAG TACTCGCAGAAGGAAGACAAATATGAGGAAGAGATCAAGGTCCTTTCTGACAAGCTGAAGGAG GCCGAGACTCGGGCTGAGTTTGCAGAGAGGTCAGTAACTAAATTGGAGAAAAGCATTGATGACTTAGAAG
- the TPM1 gene encoding tropomyosin alpha-1 chain isoform X8: MAGSSSLEAVRRKIRSLQEQADAAEERAGSLQRELDYERKLRETAEADVASLNRRIQLVEEELDRAQERLATALQKLEEAEKAADESERGMKVIESRAQKDEEKMEIQEIQLKEAKHIAEDADRKYEEVARKLVIIESDLERAEERAELSESQVRQLEEQLRIMDQTLKALMAAEDKYSQKEDKYEEEIKVLSDKLKEAETRAEFAERSVTKLEKSIDDLEDQLYQQLEQNRRLTNQLKLALNED, translated from the exons ATGGCCGGGAGCAGCTCGCTGGAGGCGGTGCGGAGGAAAATCCGGAGCTTGCAGGAGCAGGCGGACGCCGCGGAGGAGCGCGCGGGCAGTCTGCAGCGCGAGCTGGACTACGAGAGGAAGCTGAGGGAGACC gCTGAAGCCGATGTAGCTTCTCTGAACAGACGCATCCAGCTGGTTGAGGAAGAGTTGGATCGTGCCCAAGAGCGACTGGCAACAGCTttgcagaagctggaggaggctgAGAAGGCAGCAGACGAGAGCGAGAG AGGCATGAAAGTCATTGAAAGTCGAGCCCAAAAAGATgaggagaaaatggaaattcAGGAGATCCAACTGAAAGAGGCCAAGCACATCGCTGAAGATGCCGACCGCAAGTATGAAGAG GTGGCCCGTAAGCTGGTCATCATTGAGAGTGACCTGGAACGCGCGGAGGAGCGGGCCGAACTCTCAGAAAG CCAAGTCCGACAGCTGGAAGAACAATTAAGAATAATGGATCAGACCTTGAAAGCATTAATGGCTGCAGAGGATAAG TACTCGCAGAAGGAAGACAAATATGAGGAAGAGATCAAGGTCCTTTCTGACAAGCTGAAGGAG GCCGAGACTCGGGCTGAGTTTGCAGAGAGGTCAGTAACTAAATTGGAGAAAAGCATTGATGACTTAGAAG ATCAACTCTACCAGCAACTTGAGCAAAACCGCCGCCTAACTAACCAACTAAAGCTGGCTCTGAATGAGGATTAG